The Zygosaccharomyces rouxii strain CBS732 chromosome A complete sequence genome window below encodes:
- the UTP25 gene encoding rRNA-binding ribosome biosynthesis protein UTP25 (similar to uniprot|P40498 Saccharomyces cerevisiae YIL091C Protein required for cell viability) codes for MVKRTGNGTDAIDGSRKRGRKDLRSIRRARNDKEPVEEPEIPVASEEDGELSEDSEEDATNEVQEQEDSKEKAYGALLTILKSEHPEDRQRERRKKKQDLQDPSSSDDELSEDEKGEVEANLVDTPGEEEPQSEEELSEGDEDESEDERDPFESHFNMQSESIDSLDEAWKQKKIVNKSGKIRVDDDESLIYTKTLAGKGQEFELPSHKGHLSSYPLKRKLKIQNNLLESQDDVLTPLQRKIVDPIFQYRDLLYEYEDYEQDEDEYRDLYVLHVLNHIYKTRDRILKDNQRLATNPDGEFLDQGFTRPKVLIVAPTRDTAYQIVSKVIEKSGLDQVDKKSKLRDQFFEDVLPPSSKPKSFRHTFKGNTNDFFVLGVKFTRKAIRLYSNFYQSDLIVCSPLGLQLILENTDRKKRQDDFLSSIELMIIDQLNSIEFQNVSHLFTIFAHMNKIPKEQHDTDFGRVRMWYINEQAKLLRQTLIFTRYVTPTANFLLNGKCRNIGGRWKNHHQITGEQSSVSKLGFRVRQIFQRVDLGGASVVDEPDYRFRFFTSVIVPSITKSTGYEDGILLYIPDYADFIRVRNYLKDKTTILFGDINEYSDVRQLTSTRSLFQQGRIKVLLYTERLHHFRRYEIKGVKSVIFYQPPSNPEFYNEVVRYIGKSAFLGDTDLNISTVRCVYSKLDGLALERIVSSKRAAVLTHGQNEIYEFK; via the coding sequence ATGGTTAAGCGTACTGGTAATGGTACAGATGCGATTGATGGGTCTAGGAAACGTGGTAGGAAAGATTTGAGAAGTATTAGAAGAGCTAGAAATGATAAGGAACCTGTTGAAGAGCCAGAGATTCCGGTTGCTTCAGAAGAGGATGGTGAATTGTCAGAAGattcagaagaagatgctaCAAATGAGGTGCAAGAGCAGGAAGATTCGAAAGAAAAGGCTTATGGTGCTCTTTTGacgattttgaaaagtgaaCATCCAGAAGATAGACAAAGGGaaaggaggaaaaagaagcaGGATCTACAAGACCCATCCTCAtcagatgatgaacttAGCGAAGATGAGAAGGGTGAAGTGGAAGCAAATTTGGTAGATACACCTGGTGAAGAGGAACCACAATCTGAGGAGGAGTTGAGTGAAGgcgatgaagatgagagtGAAGATGAACGTGATCCTTTTGAGAGTCATTTCAACATGCAGTCGGAGTCTATTGATTCTTTAGATGAAGCTTGGAAgcaaaagaaaattgtCAATAAGTCTGGGAAGATTCGTGTAGACGATGACGAGTCTCTGATTTACACGAAAACATTGGCAGGGAAGGGCCAAGAGTTCGAATTACCATCTCATAAAGGACATTTGAGTTCATATCCCCTCAAGAGGAAGCTGAAGATCCAAAATAATTTGTTAGAATCCCAAGATGATGTTCTTACACCTTTACAGAGGAAAATTGTCGATCCAATTTTCCAGTACAGAGATTTATTGTACGAATATGAAGATTAcgaacaagatgaagatgaatacCGAGATTTATACGTGTTACATGTTTTGAATCATATCTACAAGACAAGAGatagaattttgaaagacAATCAAAGATTAGCAACCAATCCAGATGGCGAATTTTTGGATCAAGGTTTTACCAGACCGAAGGTGCTCATTGTAGCACCTACCAGAGATACGGCATATCAAATTGTAAGCAAggttattgaaaaatcgGGATTAGATCAAGTGGATAAAAAGAGTAAATTGAGggatcaattctttgaagacGTTCTGCCGCCATCATCGAAACCTAAGTCTTTTAGACACACTTTCAAAGGTAATACTAACGATTTTTTCGTCCTTGGTGTAAAATTTACGAGAAAGGCCATTAGGCTTTATAGCAATTTTTACCAATCAGATTTGATTGTATGTTCACCTCTGGGATTGCAACTGATCCTGGAGAATACAGATCGTAAAAAGAGGCAAGATGATTTCTTATCATCCATTGAGTTGATGATAATTGATCAGTTGAATTCTATTGAATTCCAAAACGTATCTCACTTGTTCACTATTTTTGCCCATATGAACAAGATCCCCAAGGAACAGCACGATACAGATTTCGGTAGAGTGCGCATGTGGTACATTAACGAGCAGGCTAAACTACTAAGACAAACGTTGATATTTACCAGGTATGTTACACCTACGGCAAATTTCTTATTAAATGGTAAATGTCGAAACATTGGGGGACGCTGGAAGAACCACCATCAAATCACAGGTGAACAGTCTAGTGTCTCAAAATTGGGATTTAGAGTAAGacaaattttccaaaggGTCGATTTAGGTGGTGCCTCCGTTGTAGACGAGCCGGATTATCgtttcagatttttcaccagtGTCATTGTTCCTAGTATTACAAAGTCTACAGGTTACGAAGATGGTATTCTGCTTTACATTCCGGATTATGCTGATTTTATCAGAGTGAGGAACTACCTAAAAGATAAAACTACGATATTGTTTGGTGATATCAACGAATATTCCGATGTAAGACAACTCACATCTACCAGATCTCTATTTCAACAAGGTCGTATAAAAGTTCTATTGTACACTGAAAGATTACACCACTTCAGGCGATACGAAATCAAGGGAGTCAAAAGTGTTATCTTCTACCAACCACCATCAAATCCTGAATTTTACAACGAAGTCGTTAGATACATTGGTAAGAGCGCTTTCTTGGGAGATACCGATTTGAACATTTCTACCGTGAGGTGCGTATACAGTAAATTAGATGGGTTGGCGTTAGAACGTATTGTAAGCTCAAAAAGAGCTGCAGTTTTGACTCATGGACAGAATGAAATTTATGAATTTAAATAA